From one Pararge aegeria chromosome 21, ilParAegt1.1, whole genome shotgun sequence genomic stretch:
- the LOC120633522 gene encoding uncharacterized protein LOC120633522: MNYIGSLTVFDHKTQEWQVFYGRLNQFMKLNKVTVENKCALLLTHLSDETYRLARNLVLPNELDTVKFEELVEKLNNHFRPKRSTLVDRAKFYDAAIFDGESIENWAARLRGLAVYCEFEANMLDTLLRDKFVLGLKVGRERDRLFEQDSRSLTFAKAVEIAQQAACARAGRPISTDGASSSQAVFKEEPVYKVRERRKNGAASSRASSDSERCEVCGMRNHQTSQCRFKNWKCKGCGSQGHLIKMCRNTKESVKSQLHNLEVVSDENDDHDCKECDMFNMS, encoded by the exons ATGAATTATATCGGCAGTTTAACCGTATTCGATCATAAAACACAAGAATGGCAGGTGTTTTATGGACGTTTGAACCAGTTTATGAAGCTGAACAAAGTGACAGTGGAGAATAAGTGTGCATTACTTTTGACACATTTATCGGACGAAACCTACCGTCTGGCAAGGAACCTTGTACTTCCGAATGAATTGGATACAGTCAAGTTCGAGGAGCTAGTGGAAAAACTCAACAACCATTTTAGGCCGAAGAGGTCAACTTTAGTTGATAGGGCGAAGTTTTATGACGCAGCAATATTTGATGGAGAAAGTATCGAAAATTGGGCGGCGCGGTTAAGAGGTCTCGCCGTATATTGTGAGTTTGAAGCTAATATGCTAGACACATTGCTGCGAGATAAATTCGTTTTAGGCTTAAAAGTAGGCCGTGAACGCGACCGTCTTTTTGAACAAGATTCTCGATCGCTAACGTTTGCAAAAGCGGTAGAAATTGCTCAACAAGCGGCATGTGCTCGTGCTGGAAGACCAATCAGCACCGATGGTGCAAGTTCATCGCAAGCTGTCTTCAAAGAGGAGCCAGTTTACAAGGTACGAGAGCGGCGTAAAAATGGCGCAGCGTCATCGCGAGCATCAAGTGACAGTGAGCGTTGTGAAGTGTGCGGAATGAGAAATCACCAAACATCGCAATGTAGGTTTAAAAACTGGAAATGCAAAGGGTGTGGATCACAAGGCCACTTAATAAAAATGTGCAGAAATACTAAGGAAAGTGTGAAGTCCCAGTTGCATAATTTAGAGGTGGTTTCGGATGAAAATGATGATCACGACTGTAAGGAATGTGATATGTTTAACATGAG CTGA